From the Hevea brasiliensis isolate MT/VB/25A 57/8 chromosome 15, ASM3005281v1, whole genome shotgun sequence genome, one window contains:
- the LOC110655282 gene encoding probable aminotransferase TAT2 isoform X2, translating to MEKVKESGTMNNCEVETPKNITIKGIISLLMQSVDEKCDRSVISLGMGDPSAYSCFHTTPIARHAVVDAFQSDKFNGYSPTVGLPQTRRGLEVRRFDLLPDKGWEVDLDAIEVLADQNTVALVIINPGNPCGNVYSYQHLKEIADIAEKLKILVIADEVYGHLAFGKNPFVPMGVFGSTVPVLTLGSLSKRWIVPGWRLGWFVTTDPSGKFIKTKVVEHIKKYFDILGGPATFIQAAVPYILEQTDEVFFKKTINILKQASEICCDRIKEIPCITCPHKPQGSMAVMMKLNLPLLDDISDDIDFCFKLAKEESVIILPGTAVGLKDWLRITFAADPASLEEALVRVKSFCQRHNKFI from the exons ATGGAGAAGGTTAAGGAGAGTGGAACCATGAACAATTGTGAAGTGGAGACGCCCAAAAACATAACCATCAAAGGCATTATAAGTTTGCTGATGCAAAGTGTTGATGAGAAATGTGATAGGAGTGTGATTTCTCTTGGCATGGGTGACCCTTCTGCTTATTCTTGCTTTCACACCACACCTATTGCTCGGCATGCGGTTGTTGATGCTTTTCAATCTGACAAGTTCAATGGTTATTCTCCTACTGTTGGCCTTCCGCAAACTAGAAG GGGACTTGAAGTTAGACGCTTTGATCTTCTTCCAGATAAAGGCTGGGAGGTTGATCTGGATGCAATTGAAGTTCTTGCAGATCAGAATACTGTTGCATTGGTTATCATAAATCCTGGAAATCCTTGTGGGAATGTATACTCTTACCAACATTTGAAAGAG ATTGCAGATATAGCGGAAAAGCTTAAAATTCTTGTTATTGCTGATGAAGTTTATGGGCATCTTGCTTTTGGGAAGAATCCGTTTGTACCAATGGGAGTTTTTGGATCCACTGTTCCTGTTCTTACCCTTGGTTCTCTATCAAAGAGATGGATAGTGCCTGGATGGCGACTTGGTTGGTTTGTCACTACTGATCCATCTGGCAAGTTCATAAAAACAAAG GTTGTTGAACATATTAAGAAGTACTTCGACATTTTGGGAGGACCTGCAACCTTCATCCAG GCAGCAGTACCTTACATTCTTGAGCAAACTGATGAAGTTTTCTTCAAGAAAACAATCAATATACTGAAGCAGGCATCCGAGATTTGCTGTGATAGGATAAAGGAGATCCCCTGCATCACTTGTCCGCACAAGCCTCAGGGATCTATGGCTGTTATG ATGAAATTGAATCTTCCACTACTGGATGATATCTCAGATGATATTGATTTCTGCTTCAAACTGGCTAAAGAGGAATCTGTTATCATTCTTCCAG GAACTGCAGTGGGGCTAAAAGATTGGCTCCGCATAACTTTCGCTGCCGACCCAGCATCACTTGAAGAAGCTCTAGTGAGGGTAAAATCTTTCTGTCAAAGGCACAACAAGTTTATATAG
- the LOC131173844 gene encoding homeobox-leucine zipper protein ATHB-52-like: protein MDFFQSQSQQKHLAKNSNKRRLTQDQVRLLERTFTTNKKLEPELKLQLANQLGVPPRQVAIWYQNKKARWKTQSLELDYNTIQVKLENALADKRRLEKEVIQLREELRKAQEMVFAFNQGVVPSHPHHFHPPPPPPPPLNVSCNSSCDEGGGGSSLHEDVNGEVLQLDELYACLIGPGGGGSTWG, encoded by the coding sequence ATGGATTTCTTCCAATCCCAAAGCCAACAAAAACACCTTGCAAAGAATAGCAACAAAAGGAGGCTAACACAAGACCAAGTGAGACTTCTAGAGAGAACCTTCACCACCAACAAGAAGCTTGAGCCTGAGCTCAAGCTCCAACTAGCAAATCAACTAGGTGTGCCTCCAAGACAAGTTGCCATTTGGTACCAGAACAAGAAAGCCAGATGGAAGACACAAAGCTTGGAGCTTGACTATAATACAATCCAAGTGAAGCTAGAAAATGCATTGGCTGACAAAAGGAGATTAGAGAAAGAAGTGATTCAGCTTAGAGAGGAGTTGAGGAAGGCTCAAGAAATGGTTTTTGCTTTCAACCAAGGAGTAGTTCCTTCTCATCCTCATCATTTccatcctcctcctcctcctcctcctcctcttaaTGTTTCTTGCAACTCTTCTTGTGATGAAGGAGGTGGTGGCTCTAGCTTGCATGAAGATGTGAATGGTGAGGTTTTGCAACTCGATGAGCTTTATGCTTGTTTAATTGGTCCTGGTGGTGGTGGATCAACCTGGGGTTAG
- the LOC110655281 gene encoding signaling peptide TAXIMIN 2-like — protein MADCRPLGFLIGLPFAFVSLLLSLVGAIVWIIGSVLSCICPCCIFCAGLADLAMSLVKLPVTIIQGFIAFIPC, from the exons ATGGCAGATTGCAGGCCTTTAGGGTTCTTGATAGGTTTGCCATTTGCTTTCGTTTCTTTGCTTTTATCCCTAGTTGGAGCCATTGTGTGGATTATTGG GAGTGTATTGAGTTGCATCTGCCCTTGTTGCATATTTTGTGCCGGACTTGCAGACTTGGCGATGAGTCTTGTGAAGCTTCCTGTAACTATCATCCAGGGATTCATTGCTTTTATTCCTTGTTGA
- the LOC110655282 gene encoding probable aminotransferase TAT2 isoform X1, which translates to MEKVKESGTMNNCEVETPKNITIKGIISLLMQSVDEKCDRSVISLGMGDPSAYSCFHTTPIARHAVVDAFQSDKFNGYSPTVGLPQTRRAIADYLSRDLPYKLSSDDVFITSGCTQAIDVALTMLARPSANILLPRPCFPIYELCAAFRGLEVRRFDLLPDKGWEVDLDAIEVLADQNTVALVIINPGNPCGNVYSYQHLKEIADIAEKLKILVIADEVYGHLAFGKNPFVPMGVFGSTVPVLTLGSLSKRWIVPGWRLGWFVTTDPSGKFIKTKVVEHIKKYFDILGGPATFIQAAVPYILEQTDEVFFKKTINILKQASEICCDRIKEIPCITCPHKPQGSMAVMMKLNLPLLDDISDDIDFCFKLAKEESVIILPGTAVGLKDWLRITFAADPASLEEALVRVKSFCQRHNKFI; encoded by the exons ATGGAGAAGGTTAAGGAGAGTGGAACCATGAACAATTGTGAAGTGGAGACGCCCAAAAACATAACCATCAAAGGCATTATAAGTTTGCTGATGCAAAGTGTTGATGAGAAATGTGATAGGAGTGTGATTTCTCTTGGCATGGGTGACCCTTCTGCTTATTCTTGCTTTCACACCACACCTATTGCTCGGCATGCGGTTGTTGATGCTTTTCAATCTGACAAGTTCAATGGTTATTCTCCTACTGTTGGCCTTCCGCAAACTAGAAG GGCAATTGCTGATTACCTATCTCGTGATCTTCCTTACAAGTTGTCATCTGATGATGTTTTTATCACATCTGGTTGCACACAAGCCATTGATGTTGCTTTGACAATGCTTGCTCGTCCTAGTGCGAATATCCTGCTTCCAAGGCCATGCTTTCCAATTTATGAACTTTGTGCTGCGTTTAGGGGACTTGAAGTTAGACGCTTTGATCTTCTTCCAGATAAAGGCTGGGAGGTTGATCTGGATGCAATTGAAGTTCTTGCAGATCAGAATACTGTTGCATTGGTTATCATAAATCCTGGAAATCCTTGTGGGAATGTATACTCTTACCAACATTTGAAAGAG ATTGCAGATATAGCGGAAAAGCTTAAAATTCTTGTTATTGCTGATGAAGTTTATGGGCATCTTGCTTTTGGGAAGAATCCGTTTGTACCAATGGGAGTTTTTGGATCCACTGTTCCTGTTCTTACCCTTGGTTCTCTATCAAAGAGATGGATAGTGCCTGGATGGCGACTTGGTTGGTTTGTCACTACTGATCCATCTGGCAAGTTCATAAAAACAAAG GTTGTTGAACATATTAAGAAGTACTTCGACATTTTGGGAGGACCTGCAACCTTCATCCAG GCAGCAGTACCTTACATTCTTGAGCAAACTGATGAAGTTTTCTTCAAGAAAACAATCAATATACTGAAGCAGGCATCCGAGATTTGCTGTGATAGGATAAAGGAGATCCCCTGCATCACTTGTCCGCACAAGCCTCAGGGATCTATGGCTGTTATG ATGAAATTGAATCTTCCACTACTGGATGATATCTCAGATGATATTGATTTCTGCTTCAAACTGGCTAAAGAGGAATCTGTTATCATTCTTCCAG GAACTGCAGTGGGGCTAAAAGATTGGCTCCGCATAACTTTCGCTGCCGACCCAGCATCACTTGAAGAAGCTCTAGTGAGGGTAAAATCTTTCTGTCAAAGGCACAACAAGTTTATATAG
- the LOC110655318 gene encoding D-amino-acid transaminase, chloroplastic, translating into MEHKKSDEIAAFEAEKAVYSDFKVHVFSSSSELLERLHEKWSLVKKQPYPAMYSSVYGGIILDPAIMVIPIDDHMVHRGHGVFDTSIIYDGYLYELDVHLDRFLRSASKAKISSPFPRSTLRSILIQMTAVSKCKKGTLRFWLSAGPGNFLLSPAGCPTSAFYAVVIDDDFSQCKEGVKVITSTIPMKSPLFATTKNVNYLPNVLSVMEAEEKGAFASIWVDNEGYIAEGPNVNVAFITQDKELILPSFDKILSGCTALRLLQLAPKLVEQGQLKSVKIADLTVQEAKRAAEMTYVGSTLPLLPIVMWDEQSIGDGKVGELTMALSDLLWEDMVAGDGKQRVPVPYEKLAT; encoded by the exons ATGGAGCATAAAAAATCAG ATGAGATTGCTGCATTCGAGGCTGAGAAAGCAGTCTACAGTGACTTTAAGGTTCACGTGTTCTCTTCTTCTTCAGAG TTGCTTGAAAGGCTACACGAGAAATGGAGTTTAGTAAAAAAGCAACCATACCCAGCAATGTATTCTAGCGTGTATGGAGGAATAATTCTTGATCCTGCAATTATGGTGATTCCTATAGATGATCACATGGTTCATCGAGGGCATGGAGTGTTCGATACATCTATTATTTATGATGG ATATCTTTATGAACTTGATGTCCATTTGGACCGCTTTCTACGATCAGCATCTAAAGCAAAGATATCTTCTCCTTTCCCTCGCTCAACTCTTCGAAGCATTCTTATTCAAATGACAGCAGTATCGAAATGCAAGAAAGGAACTCTAAGATTCTGGCTAAGTGCAGGCCCTGGAAACTTCTTGCTTTCGCCTGCAGGTTGCCCAACTTCTGCTTTCTATGCTGTAGTTATTGATGATGACTTCTCCCAGTGCAAGGAGGGGGTTAAAGTGATAACTTCCACTATCCCCATGAAGTCACCTTTGTTTGCAACTACGAAAAATGTGAACTATCTCCCTAATGTCCTCTCAGTAATGGAAGCCGAAGAGAAGGGAGCATTTGCTTCTATCTGGGTTGATAACGAAGGCTATATCGCTGAGGGTCCAAATGTGAATGTGGCTTTCATAACCCAAGATAAGGAGCTTATCTTACCTTCATTTGACAAGATCCTTAGTGGTTGCACTGCATTAAGGCTTCTTCAACTAGCACCTAAATTGGTCGAGCAAGGGCAATTAAAAAGTGTTAAAATTGCTGATCTTACTGTTCAAGAGGCCAAAAGGGCAGCTGAAATGACGTATGTTGGAAGCACGCTTCCTCTCTTGCCAATTGTTATGTGGGATGAGCAATCCATTGGAGATG GAAAGGTAGGAGAGTTAACAATGGCACTCTCTGATCTGCTTTGGGAAGATATGGTTGCAGGCGACGGCAAGCAAAGGGTACCTGTTCCTTATGAGAAGCTAGCCACATAG